The Sporomusa termitida genome has a window encoding:
- a CDS encoding helix-turn-helix domain-containing protein, producing the protein MDTSVYLTGNCELAERFGAKPEAFRSGTAYRLPSPHGDNWLVDIYPAPGLILTDTHFSLPEPVVWEYTIAEAGLWLCSFNGGDMTIVEKGKKARQLRPGIHLLVNRGQPFKMIYGAGKWQCYTGMWLFGDYIATQLTGRMSDRSFTLDEALTWQSPQYDTPELLLVFEQLKANVRNAAAPLPYYEHKACEVLLLILRNIQDEHWWKRYQKSQRKNYLSYHDRKYIIKIKEELDRDILSPPPVDQLAIMVQMNISKLQHCFKLWYGVSIAEYIRAGKMKYALRLLWDDGLSIKNIAAMAGYENASKFAAAFKKVHGFSPQYIRKSFGL; encoded by the coding sequence ATGGATACTAGTGTATACTTAACAGGCAATTGCGAGCTGGCTGAGCGGTTTGGCGCGAAACCGGAGGCCTTCCGCAGCGGGACTGCGTATCGTTTGCCTTCGCCCCACGGCGACAATTGGCTGGTCGATATTTATCCCGCCCCCGGCCTCATTTTGACGGATACGCATTTTTCCCTGCCGGAACCTGTTGTCTGGGAATATACCATTGCCGAGGCGGGGCTGTGGCTGTGTTCATTTAATGGCGGTGATATGACCATTGTGGAAAAGGGCAAAAAAGCCCGGCAATTGCGGCCGGGCATTCATTTGCTGGTTAACCGGGGACAGCCGTTTAAAATGATTTATGGTGCGGGCAAATGGCAATGTTATACCGGCATGTGGCTGTTCGGTGATTACATCGCAACCCAGCTGACCGGACGGATGTCAGACCGGAGTTTTACTCTGGACGAGGCGCTGACCTGGCAAAGTCCGCAGTATGATACGCCGGAGCTATTGCTGGTATTTGAACAGCTGAAAGCCAATGTCCGCAATGCTGCCGCCCCACTGCCGTACTACGAACACAAAGCCTGCGAAGTACTGCTGCTCATCCTGCGCAATATACAGGATGAGCATTGGTGGAAGAGGTATCAAAAATCACAGCGGAAAAATTATTTATCTTATCATGACCGGAAATATATCATAAAAATTAAAGAGGAACTGGACAGGGATATTCTGTCCCCGCCGCCGGTGGACCAGCTGGCCATAATGGTCCAGATGAACATCAGCAAGCTGCAGCATTGTTTTAAACTTTGGTACGGGGTATCTATTGCCGAGTATATTCGCGCGGGAAAGATGAAATATGCCCTGCGGCTGTTATGGGATGACGGGCTTAGCATCAAAAATATTGCCGCTATGGCAGGCTATGAAAATGCCAGCAAATTTGCCGCCGCGTTTAAAAAGGTGCATGGTTTTTCCCCTCAATATATCCGTAAATCATTTGGATTATAG
- a CDS encoding helix-turn-helix domain-containing protein, with protein MLKTLITVARSVTGVPCCRKVEHAPASAKTNITGGEPSDAGWCFFTAPLWPKPAKCVPDQCESRRNALASFLGYESASKFAAAFKKVHGFTPSQFRKSFGLYSR; from the coding sequence TTGTTAAAGACGTTGATTACTGTTGCCCGGAGCGTAACCGGGGTTCCTTGTTGCCGGAAGGTAGAGCATGCGCCCGCGTCTGCAAAAACCAACATCACTGGCGGCGAACCCAGTGATGCTGGTTGGTGTTTTTTTACAGCTCCATTGTGGCCGAAACCAGCAAAGTGCGTCCCTGACCAATGTGAAAGCCGCCGGAATGCCCTTGCCAGTTTTTTAGGCTATGAAAGCGCCAGCAAGTTTGCCGCCGCCTTCAAAAAAGTGCATGGCTTCACGCCCAGCCAGTTTAGAAAATCATTCGGGCTGTATAGCCGCTAG
- a CDS encoding TonB-dependent siderophore receptor, translating into MKKPLFSAGQRLLCALIGGSLLWQWPGAVPAAAAAAATQAGAEQSDPAAAEGKPPRNEFALAGIEVTASKETVGRGYVASRSTAGTKTDTPLSDTPQSISIITRRQMDSRSAVNLKQALEYNAGITPGTDSRWNGSMVRGFDVARRADGLQLVNSNFALWDFEVYGLEQAAVLRGPASTLYGSSAPGGMFDLVTKRPTAEQLREIQIQGGTDNYRSLALDLGGQVQGQDKLTFRLTGLTRDHDLPHDYSSFERSFIAPSLAWKLAGNTNITLQAHYLKDKLNGSDEYISIYHPGSTLFGHSGRLFLGEPGYSGYQREQYYYGYFLDHQVNDTFSLHQKFRYGKTSTAYNMLWWSLANDGRTVIRDGRLKVYDDTATSYQLDTYGESKWASGAVSHHAIFGIDYRHGNLKNRSGYGGTMANIDIYDVNYSHAWTLPATAPDYQGKVIQTGIYAQDQISFGPKWTATLNGRQDWYEQNGINPQTGAKTRIDQSAFTGRAGLVYHATGELSPYLSYAESFEPQSGQDRLGNQFVPTTGRQYELGIHYEPHNLNARFTASLFDLRQQNVLTPDPVNTNFSIQTGEIAAKGLELEATMAAFKDLQLTASFTILNNKVTKDTQAANIGKRTAGVAKHTAALWLGTAGDQNRPGWNSGFGVRYIGSRENTGNTISLDNVWLADAAAGYNTGDWQYKLNIRNVFDTFHEIAGFNSTTTYQGEGRTFLLTATCRW; encoded by the coding sequence ATGAAAAAACCGCTATTCTCCGCCGGCCAAAGGCTGCTTTGCGCCTTAATCGGCGGCAGCCTGCTCTGGCAATGGCCAGGCGCCGTTCCGGCCGCCGCGGCAGCTGCCGCAACGCAGGCCGGCGCTGAACAGAGCGACCCCGCCGCGGCTGAGGGCAAGCCGCCGCGGAACGAATTTGCCCTGGCAGGCATTGAGGTTACCGCCAGCAAAGAAACTGTCGGCCGGGGTTATGTTGCCAGCCGCAGTACCGCCGGTACCAAGACTGATACACCGCTTAGCGATACGCCGCAATCAATCAGCATCATCACCCGCAGGCAAATGGATAGCCGCAGTGCGGTCAACCTCAAGCAGGCGCTCGAATATAACGCCGGCATTACCCCCGGTACTGATTCCCGCTGGAATGGCAGCATGGTCAGAGGGTTTGATGTCGCCAGGCGGGCTGACGGCTTGCAACTGGTAAACAGCAACTTTGCGCTGTGGGATTTTGAAGTATATGGCCTGGAACAAGCGGCCGTTTTGCGCGGTCCCGCGTCCACTCTTTATGGCAGCAGCGCGCCAGGGGGCATGTTTGACCTTGTAACCAAACGCCCGACCGCCGAACAACTGCGGGAAATCCAAATCCAGGGCGGCACTGACAATTACCGCAGCCTGGCGCTGGATTTGGGCGGTCAGGTCCAAGGGCAGGATAAGCTGACCTTCCGGCTGACCGGCCTGACCCGCGATCACGATTTGCCGCACGACTACAGCAGCTTCGAGCGAAGCTTTATTGCCCCCTCGCTGGCCTGGAAACTTGCCGGCAACACCAATATTACCTTGCAGGCCCACTATTTAAAAGATAAACTGAACGGCTCGGATGAATACATCTCCATTTACCATCCGGGGAGCACGCTTTTCGGCCATTCGGGCAGATTATTCCTGGGAGAACCGGGCTACAGCGGCTATCAGCGGGAGCAATACTATTACGGCTATTTTCTGGATCACCAGGTCAATGACACCTTTTCCCTTCATCAAAAATTCCGCTATGGCAAGACCAGCACTGCTTACAACATGCTGTGGTGGTCGCTGGCGAACGATGGCCGGACGGTGATCCGCGACGGCAGGCTAAAAGTATATGACGACACCGCCACCTCCTACCAGCTGGACACCTACGGGGAAAGCAAATGGGCCAGCGGCGCGGTCAGCCATCATGCCATTTTCGGCATTGACTACCGGCATGGCAATTTGAAAAACCGCTCCGGCTACGGCGGCACCATGGCGAATATCGATATTTATGATGTAAACTACAGTCACGCCTGGACGCTGCCGGCCACCGCCCCGGACTACCAGGGCAAGGTTATACAAACAGGGATCTACGCCCAGGACCAGATCAGCTTCGGCCCAAAATGGACGGCTACCCTCAACGGACGCCAGGACTGGTATGAGCAAAACGGCATCAATCCGCAAACCGGGGCGAAAACCAGGATCGATCAATCCGCCTTTACCGGCCGGGCCGGACTGGTCTATCACGCGACCGGCGAACTGTCCCCTTATCTCAGTTACGCTGAATCATTTGAGCCGCAGTCCGGCCAGGATCGCCTGGGCAACCAGTTTGTCCCGACCACCGGCCGGCAATACGAGCTGGGTATCCACTATGAGCCCCACAACCTAAACGCCCGCTTTACCGCCTCCCTGTTCGACCTTCGCCAGCAAAATGTGCTGACCCCCGATCCGGTCAATACCAACTTCAGCATCCAGACCGGCGAAATTGCCGCCAAAGGGCTGGAACTGGAAGCCACTATGGCGGCGTTTAAGGACTTACAGCTGACGGCCTCCTTTACCATACTGAACAATAAGGTGACCAAGGACACCCAGGCGGCCAACATCGGCAAGCGCACAGCCGGCGTGGCCAAGCATACCGCCGCCCTGTGGCTGGGCACGGCCGGCGACCAGAACCGGCCAGGCTGGAACAGCGGTTTTGGCGTGCGCTACATCGGCTCCCGCGAGAATACCGGCAATACCATCAGCCTTGATAACGTCTGGCTGGCCGACGCCGCCGCTGGCTACAACACCGGCGACTGGCAATATAAGCTCAATATCCGCAATGTATTTGATACCTTTCATGAAATCGCCGGCTTTAACAGCACAACCACTTATCAGGGCGAGGGACGGACCTTCCTTTTGACCGCCACCTGCCGCTGGTAA
- a CDS encoding helix-turn-helix domain-containing protein: MGNEYFTGSAELAVQLGCTQQAVNNIVEYALPPAGGNSWLLEAHPAAGLFVANAYFILPAPVVREYAVRHRGVWLCALSSGVVSILESGKKARPLQNGIHLVQTGKKPFKIVYGEGKRISFTGIWLFDDFVQARPPEPSYFLPDYGDWQFAQYNTPDILLLFEQLKYALRIAGVPLSYYESKAGELLALIQRNSRDDWFCERHLRQQRRRHVTYQNKRYMFQVKAEIDKNIMAPPPVSRLAVIAGMGATKLRQCFKETFGLTMDAYMRRERMMAAMRLLSNDDLNIKNIAAAVGYKNTSQFIASFKKVHGFTPNAFRKLFGL; encoded by the coding sequence TTGGGTAACGAATATTTTACGGGCAGCGCGGAGCTGGCCGTTCAATTGGGCTGCACCCAACAGGCCGTGAATAATATTGTTGAGTATGCCCTGCCGCCGGCAGGCGGCAATAGCTGGCTGTTAGAAGCACACCCGGCGGCCGGTTTATTTGTTGCCAACGCCTACTTTATTTTGCCGGCGCCGGTTGTCCGGGAATATGCCGTGCGCCACCGGGGCGTATGGCTGTGCGCGTTGAGCAGCGGCGTTGTTTCCATTCTGGAATCCGGCAAGAAAGCCCGGCCGCTGCAAAACGGCATTCATTTGGTGCAAACGGGAAAAAAGCCGTTCAAGATTGTATATGGCGAGGGCAAACGCATTAGCTTTACCGGTATCTGGCTGTTTGATGATTTTGTTCAGGCCAGGCCGCCTGAACCGTCTTATTTCCTGCCTGATTATGGCGATTGGCAGTTTGCCCAGTATAATACGCCGGATATTTTGCTGCTGTTTGAGCAGCTGAAGTATGCTTTACGGATTGCCGGTGTGCCGCTGAGCTATTACGAAAGCAAGGCCGGCGAACTGCTGGCGCTTATCCAGCGCAACAGCAGGGACGACTGGTTTTGTGAACGGCATTTGCGGCAACAGCGACGACGCCATGTCACTTATCAGAATAAGCGGTATATGTTCCAGGTCAAAGCGGAGATTGATAAAAATATCATGGCGCCGCCGCCGGTAAGCCGGCTGGCGGTTATCGCCGGCATGGGCGCAACCAAGCTGCGCCAGTGCTTTAAAGAGACCTTCGGCCTGACCATGGATGCCTATATGCGCCGGGAAAGGATGATGGCCGCCATGCGTCTGTTATCCAATGACGATCTGAATATCAAAAATATTGCGGCGGCGGTCGGCTATAAAAACACCAGTCAGTTTATCGCCAGCTTTAAAAAAGTCCATGGGTTTACCCCCAACGCATTCCGGAAGCTGTTTGGCTTGTAG
- a CDS encoding TonB-dependent siderophore receptor, whose protein sequence is MKRNMSRAVQKRLLYTLLGSSLLWHLPALVYAAGETREPAPPATHAADEQAAEATAGQREFKLEGIEVTANKAAAADNGYVAKRSRAGTKIDTPLTETARSISVITRAQLDARGVTDLFDVLGYTPGFSDASYNRDSRFFRGSLRGFVSSEALFTDGLRMANGGFAISSYDPYSFERIEVLRGPAGILYGANNPGGAINQVSKRPTSEDLREIRLQAGNDDMRSAAIDLGGAVNEQGSVLFRLTALTAAEDLPADYSSAKRQMIAPALTWQPAEDTSLTILAHYQKDDIKGSYNSNPYRYLRGHKLYGYPVTLFYGEPGYDRFIRDDKQIGYVFEHRFNAIWSVTQSARHADIAADFRYLSLDSVADGIGKRTAYYSQTELSSDVIDTHFQAKWSGGAVDHTTLLGFDYQNNEYRNVWLAGEAPDLNLNSLNYGQQVTVPTTLSPYTSPDVKMKQTGFYLQDQLKWGRWTALAAGRYDRFDQDTRNIKTDAHTRIDQNAFTGRLGLVYDAGGGLFPYLSYDESFEGQAGTDRYGNAFEPTTGRQIELGVQYAPANASIRYSAAIFDLRQQNVLTADPLNTGSESFQVQTGETAARGLELEANISALKDLNITAAYTYMPKHEVSKSNIASRLGKRTENVPRHSASLWLDTAAPAARADKQAAGWGFGAGLRYIGSRQDYYNTVKMGGVVLTDAMVRYDAGGWRYALNVHNLFDKEYVIGSWTGSSYETVSPGRTVRLTATHRW, encoded by the coding sequence ATGAAAAGAAATATGTCCCGGGCAGTACAAAAACGGTTGCTCTATACCCTGCTTGGCAGCAGCTTGCTGTGGCATCTGCCTGCGCTCGTCTATGCAGCCGGCGAAACAAGAGAACCTGCACCGCCCGCAACCCATGCAGCCGATGAGCAAGCGGCTGAAGCAACGGCCGGTCAGCGTGAATTTAAGCTGGAAGGCATTGAGGTTACGGCGAATAAAGCGGCCGCGGCCGACAACGGCTATGTCGCCAAACGCAGCCGGGCCGGCACCAAAATCGACACGCCGCTGACAGAAACCGCCCGCTCCATCAGTGTAATTACACGGGCGCAGCTCGACGCCCGCGGCGTCACCGACCTGTTTGACGTTCTCGGCTATACGCCAGGCTTCAGCGACGCCAGCTATAACCGGGATTCGCGGTTTTTCCGCGGCAGTCTCCGGGGGTTTGTGAGCAGCGAGGCGCTGTTTACCGACGGCCTGCGCATGGCCAACGGGGGCTTCGCTATTTCCAGCTATGATCCGTATAGTTTCGAGCGGATTGAGGTGCTGCGCGGCCCCGCCGGCATTCTCTATGGCGCCAATAATCCCGGCGGCGCCATCAATCAGGTCTCTAAGCGGCCAACCAGCGAGGATTTACGGGAAATCCGCCTCCAGGCCGGAAATGATGACATGCGCAGCGCGGCCATTGATTTAGGCGGCGCTGTCAACGAACAGGGCAGCGTGCTTTTCCGTCTGACCGCCCTGACTGCCGCTGAAGACCTGCCGGCCGACTACAGCTCCGCCAAGCGCCAAATGATTGCTCCCGCCCTGACCTGGCAACCGGCTGAGGATACCAGCCTGACTATCCTGGCCCATTATCAAAAGGATGATATCAAGGGCAGCTATAACAGCAATCCCTACCGGTATTTGAGGGGGCACAAGCTATACGGCTACCCCGTCACCCTTTTTTACGGCGAACCCGGTTATGACCGGTTTATCCGGGATGACAAGCAAATTGGTTATGTTTTTGAACACCGCTTCAATGCTATCTGGTCGGTAACCCAAAGCGCCCGTCACGCCGACATTGCCGCGGATTTCAGATACCTGTCGTTAGATAGCGTAGCAGACGGCATTGGCAAGCGTACAGCCTATTATTCGCAGACCGAGCTCTCTTCTGATGTCATTGATACCCATTTCCAGGCAAAATGGTCCGGCGGCGCCGTTGATCATACCACTTTACTGGGTTTTGATTATCAAAATAATGAGTATAGAAATGTCTGGCTTGCCGGTGAGGCGCCCGATCTTAACCTCAACAGCCTGAACTACGGCCAACAGGTTACGGTCCCCACCACCTTATCTCCCTATACCTCGCCGGATGTCAAAATGAAGCAGACCGGCTTTTATCTGCAGGATCAATTGAAATGGGGACGCTGGACGGCGCTTGCCGCCGGCCGTTACGATAGGTTTGACCAGGATACGCGCAATATCAAAACCGATGCGCACACCCGCATTGACCAAAACGCATTTACCGGGCGCCTGGGGCTGGTTTACGACGCCGGCGGCGGACTGTTCCCCTATCTCAGTTATGATGAATCCTTCGAAGGACAGGCCGGCACAGACCGCTATGGCAACGCCTTTGAGCCAACCACCGGCCGGCAGATTGAGCTGGGGGTCCAATATGCGCCGGCCAACGCCAGCATCCGTTACAGTGCCGCTATTTTCGACTTGCGCCAGCAAAATGTTTTGACTGCCGACCCGCTCAACACCGGCAGCGAGAGCTTCCAGGTTCAGACCGGCGAGACCGCCGCCCGGGGCCTGGAGCTGGAAGCCAATATTTCCGCTCTGAAAGATCTGAATATTACTGCCGCCTATACCTACATGCCTAAGCATGAGGTAAGCAAAAGCAATATTGCCTCCCGCCTTGGCAAACGCACGGAAAACGTGCCGCGGCACAGTGCCTCACTCTGGCTTGACACAGCCGCCCCGGCGGCGCGCGCGGATAAGCAAGCCGCAGGCTGGGGCTTCGGCGCCGGCCTGCGCTACATCGGCTCGCGCCAGGACTATTACAACACCGTTAAAATGGGCGGCGTTGTCCTGACCGACGCCATGGTGCGCTATGACGCCGGCGGCTGGCGCTATGCGCTCAATGTCCATAATCTGTTTGATAAGGAATACGTCATCGGCTCCTGGACAGGCAGCAGTTATGAAACCGTCAGCCCCGGCCGCACGGTCCGGCTGACCGCCACACACCGCTGGTAA
- a CDS encoding helix-turn-helix transcriptional regulator — translation MGTDEYFNGNAGLAAQFGCTASSWGKGIRYGLPPENGNSWLVDIKPVPGLVLTNAYFTLHQPVARVYEIEQPGLWLCSLAYGDITLGERGKKARRLERGIHLLVNQGQPFKMIYGCEEDHRYTCAWVFADFLAGYLQDRRWTEPLTITDALTWPSHYYNRPEITLAFEQLKLTIRGGMAPWIYLESKVIEILALILHSVELKGYSDRYQKTRRVNYITYQNKKFLWQVKAELDKDILNPPTVPQLAMLAGMGTTRLRQLFKSYYRMTISEYVRRGKMDYALRLLSHDEMSIQNIGTLLGYESHSKFTDAFKKIHGFTPRHFRKALYL, via the coding sequence ATGGGGACAGATGAATATTTTAACGGCAATGCCGGCTTAGCAGCGCAGTTTGGCTGCACAGCCAGCAGTTGGGGCAAGGGCATACGCTACGGACTGCCGCCGGAAAACGGCAACAGCTGGCTGGTGGATATCAAGCCTGTACCCGGTCTGGTTCTTACCAATGCTTATTTTACGCTGCACCAGCCGGTTGCCAGAGTGTACGAAATTGAGCAGCCCGGTCTGTGGCTGTGTTCCTTGGCCTACGGCGATATTACGCTTGGGGAGCGGGGCAAGAAAGCCAGACGGCTGGAGCGAGGCATTCATTTACTGGTTAATCAGGGGCAGCCGTTTAAAATGATCTATGGCTGTGAAGAGGATCATCGCTATACCTGTGCCTGGGTTTTCGCCGACTTTCTGGCGGGATATCTGCAGGACCGGCGTTGGACAGAACCGCTGACCATCACGGATGCTTTGACTTGGCCAAGTCATTATTACAACAGGCCGGAAATAACACTGGCTTTCGAACAGCTCAAACTTACTATCCGGGGTGGAATGGCGCCGTGGATATACCTGGAGAGCAAAGTTATTGAAATTCTTGCTCTTATCCTGCATAGTGTAGAGCTGAAGGGCTATTCGGATCGGTATCAAAAAACAAGGCGGGTTAATTATATTACTTATCAAAATAAAAAATTTCTCTGGCAGGTTAAGGCTGAATTGGATAAGGATATCCTGAACCCGCCAACTGTTCCGCAATTGGCCATGCTGGCCGGAATGGGCACCACCAGGCTGCGCCAGCTGTTCAAGTCCTACTACCGGATGACGATTAGTGAATATGTACGGCGGGGAAAAATGGATTATGCACTGCGTCTCTTATCCCATGATGAGATGAGCATTCAGAATATCGGCACTCTGCTGGGGTACGAAAGCCATAGCAAATTTACGGATGCATTTAAAAAAATTCACGGTTTTACACCGCGGCACTTTAGAAAAGCACTATATCTGTGA
- a CDS encoding FAD-binding oxidoreductase, which translates to MPRYAKVTKTIVNQLGTIVGTENVIWGQAIPEQYAYDAGTRKEGLSYPEVLVFPGNRQDVAEILKIANNLLIPVTPRGGGTGLAGGAVPLNGGIVLDLRRMNRIVHIDPAARYMVVEPAVRTMDIQQVAHQHGLLYAGDPCSSDECVIAGNIATNAGGNKAIKYGVTGDQVYELEVVTPQGEIVTLGGRLKKNSTGYGLVRLIAGSEGTLGIITQVTIKLQKLAPLLPNFLAVFPNLAAAISLVGDLLADTVIDPISIELIDRQTVLDLERYQQQKIFVDAIGDCLIIQLEAYTQAEVQKKWIKLQEICHIRGCLAVAEIEGEKIWPARRAWGKAIEVDHPVGVSEDIVVPVDQIEAFVSQLKTLTRAFQFQFRIAGHAGDGNMHIRIIPGEVSALEWPNEVNKFREKLYSATYDLGGRLSGEHGIGLKRKAILRGIIDPVELALMQAIKKAFDPNHILNPGKIFDMMSPATNNADTVILP; encoded by the coding sequence ATGCCTAGATATGCCAAGGTAACCAAAACAATTGTTAATCAACTGGGAACAATTGTGGGCACAGAAAACGTGATCTGGGGCCAGGCTATTCCAGAGCAGTATGCCTATGATGCCGGTACGCGCAAAGAGGGACTAAGCTATCCGGAGGTTTTAGTTTTCCCGGGAAATAGGCAAGACGTGGCAGAAATTTTAAAAATAGCAAACAACCTGCTTATCCCGGTGACGCCGCGAGGTGGCGGCACCGGTCTGGCGGGAGGGGCAGTGCCGTTAAACGGCGGTATTGTCCTGGACTTGCGGCGCATGAATCGGATTGTGCATATCGATCCTGCGGCAAGGTATATGGTAGTAGAACCGGCAGTGCGGACAATGGACATTCAACAGGTGGCCCACCAACATGGGTTGCTGTATGCTGGTGATCCTTGCAGCAGCGATGAGTGTGTTATTGCCGGCAATATTGCCACAAATGCAGGCGGTAACAAAGCAATAAAGTACGGCGTTACAGGCGATCAGGTTTATGAATTAGAGGTCGTGACCCCTCAAGGGGAGATTGTTACCTTAGGCGGGCGTTTAAAGAAAAACTCGACCGGTTATGGTTTGGTCAGGCTGATTGCCGGTTCGGAGGGAACATTAGGCATAATTACTCAGGTAACGATAAAGTTGCAAAAGCTGGCGCCGTTGTTGCCTAATTTTTTGGCGGTATTTCCGAATTTAGCTGCAGCCATTTCACTGGTGGGTGATCTACTTGCAGATACCGTGATTGATCCCATCTCTATTGAATTGATTGACCGGCAGACGGTATTAGACTTAGAACGCTATCAGCAGCAAAAAATATTTGTCGACGCTATCGGCGATTGCCTGATTATACAACTGGAAGCGTACACTCAGGCGGAAGTGCAGAAAAAGTGGATAAAGCTGCAAGAAATTTGTCATATCCGTGGCTGTCTCGCTGTGGCTGAAATAGAGGGCGAAAAGATCTGGCCGGCTCGCAGGGCCTGGGGAAAAGCGATTGAGGTCGATCATCCGGTCGGTGTGTCGGAAGACATTGTTGTACCAGTAGACCAGATTGAAGCCTTTGTCAGCCAACTTAAGACATTGACTAGAGCGTTCCAGTTTCAGTTTCGTATTGCCGGTCATGCCGGGGATGGTAATATGCATATAAGAATCATTCCCGGGGAAGTGTCAGCCCTTGAGTGGCCAAATGAAGTGAACAAATTTAGAGAAAAGCTGTATTCAGCCACTTATGATTTGGGTGGGCGTTTGTCAGGAGAGCACGGAATTGGCCTAAAGCGTAAAGCAATTTTGCGTGGGATTATTGACCCTGTTGAGCTAGCACTTATGCAGGCGATTAAAAAGGCGTTTGACCCCAACCATATTTTGAATCCAGGAAAAATATTTGATATGATGAGCCCAGCGACTAACAATGCGGATACTGTGATCTTACCCTGA
- a CDS encoding pyridoxal phosphate-dependent aminotransferase, translating to MVDNRRLIVSLADRVHQLHLPVFREIATLADRCGAINLGGGTPDFAAPPKLKAAANAAILADFNQYAPSQGVERLRAGIAGRLQQVGGDFDPETEITVCCGATEGMAATLLAVTNPGDEVIILEPAFTIYGPDVVLSGGKPVYVELSLPNFRIERQLLAAAWSPRTKAIIINSPHNPTGRVFDQDELTIVADFCQKYGLLAITDEIYDEILFDGLTLPRLWNISGMRERTIVINGFSKTYSVTGWRLGYIAAPDYLTKGIRIAHNYLTISAAAPLQQAAVEAVHFPETYYQELKRDYQARRDLLLEGLEKLNIPCSIPQGGYFLLADFSSIGWTDDVAFAKRLIETVGVAAIPLSGFYHTPPSNGQIFLRFAFCKKTETLQTALQRLQNIKLMETNDRGMVYA from the coding sequence ATGGTAGATAATCGTCGCCTTATAGTAAGCCTGGCCGATCGGGTACACCAGTTGCACCTGCCAGTGTTTAGAGAAATTGCGACCCTGGCCGACCGGTGCGGCGCAATCAATTTGGGTGGCGGTACGCCGGATTTTGCGGCCCCGCCTAAACTTAAAGCGGCAGCAAACGCGGCTATCCTGGCGGATTTCAATCAATATGCTCCGTCTCAAGGCGTAGAAAGATTGCGGGCAGGGATTGCCGGCAGGCTGCAGCAAGTTGGGGGGGATTTTGATCCGGAAACGGAGATTACCGTTTGTTGTGGTGCTACCGAAGGAATGGCGGCAACACTGCTTGCTGTTACTAACCCTGGTGATGAAGTAATTATTCTTGAGCCAGCCTTTACTATTTATGGGCCTGATGTTGTGTTAAGTGGCGGCAAGCCAGTCTATGTCGAGCTAAGTCTACCCAATTTCCGCATTGAGCGCCAGTTGTTGGCGGCAGCATGGTCTCCTAGAACCAAAGCCATTATTATTAATTCACCCCATAATCCTACCGGCAGGGTTTTTGACCAGGACGAACTGACTATTGTCGCCGATTTTTGCCAAAAATACGGGTTACTGGCCATTACTGATGAAATTTATGATGAGATTCTTTTTGATGGGCTTACACTGCCAAGGCTTTGGAACATATCTGGTATGCGGGAGCGTACGATAGTTATCAATGGGTTTTCTAAAACATACAGTGTGACCGGCTGGCGGCTCGGGTATATAGCTGCGCCTGATTACCTTACAAAAGGGATACGGATTGCTCACAACTATTTAACAATCAGTGCCGCAGCGCCACTACAACAGGCGGCGGTTGAGGCCGTTCATTTCCCCGAAACGTATTATCAGGAACTTAAAAGAGATTATCAGGCCAGGCGGGACTTATTGCTTGAGGGTTTGGAAAAGCTGAATATTCCTTGCAGTATACCCCAAGGAGGCTACTTTTTGCTGGCTGATTTTAGCAGCATTGGTTGGACTGATGATGTGGCTTTTGCTAAACGGCTTATCGAAACAGTAGGGGTGGCAGCCATTCCCTTATCCGGGTTTTACCACACCCCGCCAAGCAATGGACAGATTTTTCTGCGGTTTGCTTTTTGCAAAAAAACGGAGACTTTGCAGACGGCATTGCAACGGCTACAAAATATTAAGTTAATGGAAACCAACGATAGGGGGATGGTCTATGCCTAG